A region of Paenibacillus sp. 37 DNA encodes the following proteins:
- a CDS encoding four-helix bundle copper-binding protein, with protein MTQQQYQQCIDACLECMNACNVCYISSLKEYDLAMLRDCIRLNRECAEICSFAAQAMTRGSDFIAEICELCVKACEACAAECGKHNHDHCQACAEACRSCAEACRLMAAVA; from the coding sequence ATGACACAACAACAATATCAACAATGTATCGATGCTTGCCTGGAGTGCATGAATGCATGCAATGTATGTTACATATCGAGTCTGAAAGAATATGATCTGGCGATGTTGCGTGATTGCATTCGTTTGAATCGGGAATGTGCGGAGATCTGCAGTTTTGCTGCACAAGCGATGACACGTGGAAGTGATTTCATTGCTGAAATATGCGAATTGTGTGTGAAAGCTTGTGAAGCTTGTGCCGCAGAGTGTGGCAAACACAACCACGATCACTGCCAAGCATGTGCAGAGGCTTGCCGCAGCTGTGCAGAAGCTTGCCGATTGATGGCAGCAGTAGCGTAA